In one window of Phoenix dactylifera cultivar Barhee BC4 unplaced genomic scaffold, palm_55x_up_171113_PBpolish2nd_filt_p 000352F, whole genome shotgun sequence DNA:
- the LOC103717406 gene encoding AT-hook motif nuclear-localized protein 1-like, whose translation MEGREGDTPAAVAVTTAAVETAGSFPPSAAPMTAKTEESGQGGATAAAVPAAEVPRPPPAAVPVGPASVSLATPVMKKKRGRPRKYGPDGSLLLPLNPVPISASVPAGEYQTVAAVGAAMKRGRGRPGGFVSKQQYGFELESSGEMVACSAGANFTPHVITVAAGEDVTMKIISFSQQGPQAICILSANGIISNVTLRQPDSSGGTLTYEGRFELLSLSGSFMPTENGGTRSRSGGMSVSLASPDGRVVGGGVAGLLVAASPVQVVVGSFLPGYKLEQKTKKPKLATFTVSTPTAAVPISSIEMEAAYGTVQGQRSSATPKTKLATSSFRGESWSASLQSTPETRSSTTDINVSLPGG comes from the exons ATGGAAGGGAGGGAAGGAGACACGCCTGCTGCGGTGGCGGTTACGACGGCGGCGGTGGAGACCGCTGGGAGCTTCCCGCCGTCGGCGGCGCCGATGACGGCGAAGACGGAGGAGTCTGGCCAGGGCGGCGCGACGGCTGCCGCTGTTCCGGCGGCGGAGGTCCCGAGGCCGCCTCCGGCGGCGGTACCCGTGGGGCCGGCGTCCGTGAGCCTGGCGACGCCGGTGATGAAGAAGAAGCGGGGGAGGCCGAGGAAGTACGGGCCTGACGGGAGCTTGTTGCTGCCGCTGAACCCGGTGCCGATCTCGGCCTCGGTGCCGGCGGGGGAGTACCAGACCGTGGCGGCGGTGGGGGCGGCGATGAAGCGGGGTAGAGGGCGGCCAGGGGGTTTTGTTAGCAAGCAACAGTATGGGTTTGAGTTAGAGTCTTCAG GTGAAATGGTTGCATGCTCTGCTGGTGCAAATTTCACACCTCATGTCATCACTGTTGCAGCTGGCGAG GATGTTACTATGAAGATCATATCATTTTCTCAACAAGGGCCTCAGGCTATTTGTATTCTATCTGCTAATGGCATCATATCAAATGTTACACTTCGTCAACCTGATTCCTCTGGTGGTACACTGACTTACGAG GGCCGCTTTGAGTTGCTCTCCTTATCAGGATCATTCATGCCGACCGAGAATGGAGGAACTAGGAGTCGATCTGGTGGGATGAGTGTTTCTCTGGCAAGCCCAGATGGTCGTGTTGTTGGGGGAGGAGTTGCTGGTCTACTCGTGGCTGCTAGTCCTGTGCAG GTTGTGGTGGGAAGCTTTTTGCCAGGCTACAAGCTGGAGCAGAAAACCAAGAAGCCAAAATTAGCGACTTTCACTGTGTCAACGCCAACAGCTGCAGTTCCGATTTCCAGCATAGAGATGGAGGCGGCGTATGGTACTGTGCAAGGGCAGCGGAGCTCAGCAACCCCAAAAACAAAGCTTGCGACCTCCTCCTTTAGGGGAGAAAGCTGGTCTGCTTCTCTACAGTCAACACCTGAGACAAGGAGCTCCACAACAGATATTAACGTGTCTTTACCTGGAGGGTGA
- the LOC103717403 gene encoding uncharacterized protein At4g22758-like translates to MKSRGLAAARRSASFHGLAQGASDRATPIQLPENHRNLPRRPEINGGVAGQRLTKVLLNLTIEGSVGPVLLVMSLENTVADIVRAAVETYAKQGRRPLLPHTDPKAFNLHYSQYSLEILNPEEKLIALGSRNFFLYSKPSKPANMVVGRQNYGAKEVPAAAVKSR, encoded by the exons ATGAAGTCCCGGGGCCTCGCGGCCGCGCGGCGATCCGCTTCCTTCCACGGCCTGGCGCAGGGGGCCTCCGACCGGGCAACGCCGATCCAGCTACCGGAGAACCACCGGAATCTCCCTCGGCGGCCGGAGATCAACGGAGGGGTGGCGGGGCAGCGGCTGACGAAGGTTTTGCTGAACCTGACGATCGAGGGGAGCGTGGGGCCCGTGCTCTTGGTGATGTCGCTGGAGAACACGGTGGCGGATATCGTCCGGGCGGCGGTGGAGACATACGCCAAGCAGGGCCGCCGACCGCTGCTCCCCCACACCGATCCCAAGGCTTTCAACCTCCACTACTCCCAGTATAGCCTAGAGA TTTTGAATCCGGAGGAGAAACTGATCGCCTTGGGATCTCGGAACTTCTTCTTGTACTCGAAGCCCTCGAAGCCGGCAAACATGGTGGTGGGACGCCAGAATTATGGAGCCAAGGAGGTGCCGGCGGCTGCCGTGAAGTCGCGTTGA
- the LOC103717404 gene encoding protein cornichon homolog 4-like isoform X1 has protein sequence MVFVWITAFFLLIALIVLIIYQLMCLADLEFDYINPYDSASRINKVVLPEFALQGVLCLLFLLSGHWLLFLFCAPIVYYNVRLYQQQQHLVDVTEIFNQLDTEKKRRLFKLISVVVILFLSLFWMIWSMLEDDE, from the exons ATGGTTTTCGTTTGGATCACCGCCTTCTTCCTCCTGATCGCCCTCATCGTTCTTATCATCTACCAG CTCATGTGCTTGGCAGACCTAGAGTTTGACTATATTAACCCTTACGATTCAGCTTCACGGATAAATAAAGTGGTTCTACCAGAATTTGCCCTACAAGGAGTCTTATGTCTGCTCTTCCTCCTGTCTGGCCATTGGTTATTGTTTTTGTTTTGTGCTCCTATCGTTTACTACAATGTGAGACT GtatcagcagcagcagcatctGGTGGATGTGACCGAGATATTTAATCAACTCGACACGGAAAAGAAACGTCGCCTTTTTAAGCTGATCAGTGTTGTTGTAATTCTCTTTTTATCTTTATTCTG GATGATTTGGAGCATGCTGGAGGATGATGAGTAG
- the LOC103717404 gene encoding protein cornichon homolog 4-like isoform X2: MVFVWITAFFLLIALIVLIIYQLMCLADLEFDYINPYDSASRINKVVLPEFALQGVLCLLFLLSGHWLLFLFCAPIVYYNVRLYQQQQHLVDVTEIFNQLDTEKKRRLFKLISVVDDLEHAGG; the protein is encoded by the exons ATGGTTTTCGTTTGGATCACCGCCTTCTTCCTCCTGATCGCCCTCATCGTTCTTATCATCTACCAG CTCATGTGCTTGGCAGACCTAGAGTTTGACTATATTAACCCTTACGATTCAGCTTCACGGATAAATAAAGTGGTTCTACCAGAATTTGCCCTACAAGGAGTCTTATGTCTGCTCTTCCTCCTGTCTGGCCATTGGTTATTGTTTTTGTTTTGTGCTCCTATCGTTTACTACAATGTGAGACT GtatcagcagcagcagcatctGGTGGATGTGACCGAGATATTTAATCAACTCGACACGGAAAAGAAACGTCGCCTTTTTAAGCTGATCAGTGTTGTT GATGATTTGGAGCATGCTGGAGGATGA